One window of the Eucalyptus grandis isolate ANBG69807.140 chromosome 6, ASM1654582v1, whole genome shotgun sequence genome contains the following:
- the LOC104430041 gene encoding probable glutathione S-transferase, translated as MAEEVILLDFWPSLYGMRVRIALREKGVEFDMREEDLSNKSPLLLKMNPVHKKIPILVHNGKPVCESLLIVQYIDESWVRESPLLPSDPYERARAGFWADYVDKKLNPAMRTMWLSTGEAQEAGKRDFIECLKVLEGELGDKAYFGVERFGYVDVSLIPFYSWFYALDFGVVEECPKLVAWAKRCMQRESVAKSLPDQHKLRDFLLVRQKKLQAK; from the exons ATGGCGGAGGAAGTGATTTTGTTGGACTTTTGGCCGAGCCTGTACGGGATGAGGGTCAGGATTGCCCTGAGAGAGAAAGGCGTGGAGTTCGATATGAGGGAGGAGGATCTGAGCAACAAGAGCCCCCTCCTCTTGAAGATGAACCCGGTCCACAAGAAGATACCTATCCTCGTCCACAATGGCAAGCCCGTTTGCGAGTCCCTCCTCATCGTCCAGTACATCGACGAGAGCTGGGTTCGCGAGTCTCCTCTCTTGCCTTCGGATCCTTACGAGCGTGCCCGGGCCGGGTTCTGGGCCGATTACGTGGACAAGAAG CTAAATCCGGCGATGCGAACGATGTGGCTGTCGACAGGGGAGGCCCAAGAGGCGGGGAAGAGGGATTTCATTGAGTGCCTGAAGGTGTTGGAGGGAGAGCTCGGGGACAAGGCCTACTTTGGCGTGGAGAGGTTCGGGTACGTGGATGTGTCGCTGATACCGTTCTATAGCTGGTTCTATGCGTTGGACTTTGGCGTCGTGGAGGAGTGCCCCAAGCTGGTGGCATGGGCCAAGCGGTGCATGCAGAGGGAGAGCGTGGCCAAGTCGTTGCCCGACCAGCACAAGCTCCGTGACTTCCTCTTGGTGCGCCAGAAGAAGCTTCAGGCCAAATAA